The following nucleotide sequence is from Anaerococcus sp. Marseille-Q7828.
TCAACCTTTGCGATGTTTTTTTGAAGTTCCTTTAAAGGATCCAAAATTTTTGTAATGATAAAGGCAAAAATCAAAGACCCGGTCAATATCACAATTCCTGTTACTATAAAGGTGTATATTTTAAAATCTGCTGACGATTGTAAGTGGGCGTTGTTTACTGTTACAACAATAGAATTCTTGTAATTAGGCATCCATTCTTCAATCTGCTTAAGCATTAGCTCTGTCATCTCTATTTGCTTTTGATTAATCAAGTAATTTGTAATGGTAATCATGGCTATAAAAATGATTACAACTGCAAAAATCAACTTAAAGACAATGGATTGATAAAATTTCTCAGTTTTCATAAATTCTATAACCCTTGCCAATTATATTTTCTATTTTGTTCTCTCCGCTAGCTTCTTTGATTTTCTTTCTAAGGGAGGACATATGGACTCTTACAGAGTTTGAGAAGCTATCAGCATTTGAATCCCAAACGTGATCTATGAGCTCCTCGCTTGATACATATTTTTCCTTGTTCAAGAATAAATATTCTAATATTCCAGTTTCTTTTTGAGTAAGATTTAGTTTCCTGTCTCCTACAAAAGCTTCACGGGTGGTAGTATCAAAAGTCATACCACCAGCTTCCAAAATTGGATTTTCTGTAACAGATTTTCTTCTCAAAAGCGCCCTCATTCTGGCATCAAGTTCCTTTAGATCAAAAGGCTTTACCATATAATCATTGGCCCCAAAATCAAGACCCCTTACTCTATCATCTATATCA
It contains:
- a CDS encoding response regulator transcription factor yields the protein MRVLVVEDDLDLIELLAEGLTMYGYAVDKATDGEEAIDMAYVETYDVIVLDINLPKKDGFEVLEEIRDFNKEVNIIMLTARSDIDDRVRGLDFGANDYMVKPFDLKELDARMRALLRRKSVTENPILEAGGMTFDTTTREAFVGDRKLNLTQKETGILEYLFLNKEKYVSSEELIDHVWDSNADSFSNSVRVHMSSLRKKIKEASGENKIENIIGKGYRIYEN